Proteins from a genomic interval of Actinoalloteichus hymeniacidonis:
- a CDS encoding NADP-dependent oxidoreductase — MSSVMTVIRQVAPPAGAPKKDDFEAVTLPIPERDDNQLLVENLYLSVDPYMRELMEWGGWELAGGLLGDAIGRVLESSDPTVPVGSIVRHRHGWRTHALPAVTEVTRIHPADGVPLSAYLGILGLTGFTAYVGLVKIAALRPGDDLFISAAAGAVGGATAQIARLLGARRIVGSAGSAAKIAYLTEKLGLDAAFDYHAGSVTEQLAEAAPDGIDVYFDNVGGDHLEAAIAAMKDHGRIAACGAVAQYNNLRTPPAAPHNLFDIVEKNLRLEGYLADRHLNSIPEFERFLVPRVQDGTVLIDEVVVDGIENTVDAFIGMLRGENIGKMLVRVAE, encoded by the coding sequence GTGAGTTCAGTCATGACCGTCATCCGGCAGGTCGCGCCACCGGCAGGCGCACCGAAGAAGGACGACTTCGAGGCGGTCACCCTGCCGATCCCCGAGCGCGACGACAATCAGCTGCTGGTGGAGAACCTCTATCTCTCCGTCGATCCGTATATGCGGGAACTCATGGAATGGGGTGGCTGGGAGCTGGCGGGCGGCCTGCTGGGTGATGCGATCGGGCGGGTCCTCGAATCATCCGACCCGACGGTGCCGGTCGGCAGCATCGTCCGACACCGCCACGGCTGGCGGACCCACGCCCTGCCCGCCGTCACCGAGGTCACCCGAATCCACCCGGCCGACGGCGTCCCGCTCAGCGCCTACCTCGGCATCCTCGGACTCACCGGCTTCACCGCCTACGTGGGTCTGGTCAAGATCGCCGCGCTCCGGCCCGGCGACGACCTGTTCATCTCGGCGGCGGCGGGCGCGGTCGGCGGTGCCACCGCTCAGATCGCCCGGCTACTCGGCGCGCGGCGCATCGTGGGCAGTGCCGGATCGGCGGCGAAGATCGCCTACCTGACCGAGAAACTGGGCCTGGACGCCGCATTCGACTACCACGCGGGTTCGGTGACCGAACAGCTCGCCGAAGCCGCCCCCGACGGGATCGACGTGTACTTCGACAACGTCGGCGGCGATCACCTCGAAGCCGCGATCGCCGCGATGAAGGATCACGGCCGCATTGCCGCCTGCGGCGCGGTCGCGCAGTACAACAATCTGCGGACCCCGCCCGCCGCACCACACAACCTCTTCGACATCGTCGAGAAGAACCTGCGACTGGAGGGCTATCTCGCCGACAGGCACCTGAATTCCATCCCGGAATTCGAACGCTTCCTCGTCCCTCGGGTCCAAGACGGCACGGTGCTGATCGACGAGGTGGTGGTCGATGGCATCGAGAACACCGTCGACGCCTTCATCGGAATGCTGCGTGGCGAGAACATCGGCAAGATGCTGGTCCGCGTCGCCGAGTGA
- a CDS encoding prolyl oligopeptidase family serine peptidase — MTGSSKDSPPVARVDTVEESRFGIRLSDPYRWMETDGPELRSWLTAQADHTEAALNSLPNRARIRARVEELTSTGTSESGFVAGVDGLLFFLREDPQTTVPVLMVRTGAEPAEPSAGRVLADPVAVTGDAHGGIDWYVPSPDGSHVAVGFSAGGSEDSILRIVVVETGELLDDVVHSSLHGAVSWLPDGTALIYHRYPEPTPDFAADERRFDSQSCLHRLGTPAEQDVPVLARGRNDAVPLTERDRPFVLVQPDSDWVVAVVSHSALVGPLTERISDCSIYLAPRAALAEPASCPWRQVANPADDITAFAMRDDVLYLVAHGGTPRGRVVAVSAVDPELSRAPVLVPESDCVLIAVRVVGDYLLVRELHAGADRLRRVPLTGGDTQEIELPVAGTIQEITGLPSGSGALLLTTSHTAPPMLLHYDGATGTVRDTGWLPGSDTEVLMATDVVVRARDGAAVPLRLIHRAGLPLNGDNPTLLSGYGSYGHVLAAEFTPDLRVWCEDGGIYAVAGLRGGGEHGRAWHAAGRGPHKENTITDFIDCAEYLIAHGYTRPAWLAGEGASAGGIPVGGALVRRPELWAAMVLRVPVTNATRQEFSENGPVNVPEFGTITTEDGLRDLLIIDSYLRVRDGQQYPAVLLTTGLNDPRVAVWQPAKTTARLQAATASDRPVLLRVDAHAGHGAGATRAQRVDSITDILAFLRDQLGDRTLTRRGPAVE, encoded by the coding sequence ATGACGGGATCGTCGAAGGACAGCCCGCCCGTGGCGCGGGTGGATACCGTGGAGGAGAGCCGATTCGGCATCCGCCTGAGCGACCCCTACCGGTGGATGGAGACCGACGGCCCGGAGCTGCGAAGCTGGCTCACCGCGCAGGCCGACCACACCGAAGCCGCCCTGAACTCCTTGCCGAACCGCGCGAGGATCCGGGCCAGGGTCGAGGAACTGACTTCGACGGGGACGAGCGAGTCCGGTTTCGTCGCCGGAGTCGACGGTCTGCTGTTCTTCCTACGAGAGGACCCGCAGACCACGGTGCCGGTGTTGATGGTGCGTACCGGAGCCGAGCCCGCGGAGCCCTCGGCGGGCCGGGTGTTGGCCGACCCGGTCGCCGTGACGGGCGATGCGCATGGCGGAATCGATTGGTACGTGCCGTCCCCTGACGGAAGTCATGTCGCGGTCGGGTTCTCCGCAGGTGGTTCGGAGGACAGCATCCTGCGCATCGTGGTCGTCGAGACCGGCGAGCTACTCGACGACGTGGTCCACAGCAGCCTGCATGGCGCGGTGTCCTGGTTGCCCGATGGCACGGCACTGATCTACCACCGCTATCCAGAACCGACACCCGACTTCGCCGCCGACGAACGCCGGTTCGACAGCCAGTCCTGTCTGCACCGACTCGGCACCCCGGCCGAACAGGACGTCCCGGTGTTGGCGCGTGGCCGAAACGACGCGGTGCCGCTGACCGAACGGGATCGGCCGTTCGTGCTGGTGCAGCCGGATTCCGACTGGGTCGTCGCCGTCGTCTCGCACAGTGCGCTGGTCGGCCCGCTGACCGAACGGATCTCCGACTGCTCGATCTACCTCGCGCCCCGCGCGGCCCTGGCCGAGCCTGCGAGCTGCCCGTGGCGGCAGGTCGCGAACCCCGCCGACGACATCACGGCCTTCGCGATGCGCGACGACGTGCTCTACCTCGTCGCCCACGGTGGCACGCCGCGAGGCCGGGTGGTGGCGGTCTCCGCCGTCGATCCGGAGCTGAGCCGAGCACCGGTACTCGTGCCCGAATCCGACTGCGTACTGATCGCGGTCCGGGTGGTGGGCGACTACCTGTTGGTTCGGGAACTGCACGCGGGCGCCGACCGGCTTCGTCGGGTGCCGCTGACCGGCGGGGACACCCAGGAGATCGAGCTGCCCGTTGCGGGCACCATCCAGGAGATCACCGGCCTGCCGAGCGGCTCCGGCGCGCTGCTGCTGACCACCTCTCATACCGCGCCGCCGATGTTGCTGCACTACGACGGCGCCACCGGGACCGTCCGGGACACCGGTTGGCTGCCCGGTTCGGACACCGAGGTGTTGATGGCCACCGATGTCGTGGTGCGAGCCCGCGATGGGGCCGCCGTTCCGCTCCGCCTGATCCACCGCGCTGGGCTGCCGTTGAACGGCGACAACCCCACGCTGCTCTCCGGCTACGGCTCGTATGGGCATGTGCTCGCGGCCGAGTTCACCCCGGATCTGCGGGTCTGGTGCGAGGACGGCGGCATCTACGCCGTCGCGGGATTACGCGGTGGCGGCGAGCACGGTCGGGCCTGGCACGCGGCAGGTCGTGGGCCGCACAAGGAGAACACCATCACCGACTTCATCGACTGTGCCGAATACCTGATCGCCCACGGCTACACCCGGCCCGCCTGGCTGGCGGGGGAGGGCGCGAGCGCGGGTGGCATTCCGGTCGGTGGCGCGCTCGTGCGGCGGCCCGAGCTGTGGGCGGCGATGGTGCTGCGGGTGCCGGTGACGAACGCGACGCGTCAGGAGTTCAGCGAGAACGGCCCGGTCAACGTCCCCGAGTTCGGCACCATCACCACCGAGGACGGCCTACGCGATCTGTTGATCATCGACTCCTACCTGCGGGTTCGGGACGGACAGCAGTATCCGGCGGTGCTGCTGACCACCGGGCTCAATGACCCTCGGGTGGCGGTATGGCAACCGGCCAAGACCACGGCCCGACTCCAGGCGGCCACGGCGTCGGACCGTCCCGTGCTGCTGCGGGTCGACGCGCACGCGGGCCACGGGGCAGGCGCGACGAGGGCGCAACGGGTCGACTCGATCACCGACATCCTGGCGTTCCTGCGTGATCAGCTCGGCGATCGGACCTTGACCCGACGCGGTCCCGCCGTCGAATAG
- a CDS encoding aminoglycoside phosphotransferase family protein, producing MEDVATRLTDRFGPQAASWLAEVPTVAAQLASRWGLTLGEMFESGASSVVLRCRWRDGIPAVLKLTPDRALLAKQVEMLRVFEASGRVPAVLATDAEVGAMVLEEILPGTEATDLPAVDLPERWAELLGDLHAVPVPADWPWDLRGRFAESFERVGKRLDDPKVGARIDAATWQRAIRRCETLLNTQTAPVLLHGDLHLGNVLDGGPSRGLVAIDPKACVGDPCFDAVDYVVEGAGQEGIEARCLRVATACGLDADRLLEWSRVVAPMFAVSHLAYGGPEPVLDELLTLIR from the coding sequence ATGGAGGATGTCGCCACGCGCCTGACCGATCGGTTCGGCCCGCAGGCCGCGAGCTGGCTTGCGGAAGTCCCGACCGTCGCCGCGCAGTTGGCGTCCCGATGGGGCCTCACCCTGGGGGAGATGTTCGAGAGCGGGGCGTCCTCGGTCGTCCTGCGCTGTCGATGGCGGGACGGGATCCCGGCGGTGCTCAAGCTGACGCCGGATCGCGCGTTGTTGGCCAAGCAGGTCGAGATGTTGCGGGTGTTCGAGGCCTCCGGGCGGGTGCCTGCGGTGTTGGCCACCGACGCGGAGGTGGGCGCGATGGTGTTGGAGGAGATCCTTCCCGGCACCGAGGCCACGGACCTGCCCGCTGTGGACCTGCCGGAGCGGTGGGCGGAGCTGCTCGGCGACCTGCATGCCGTGCCCGTGCCCGCCGACTGGCCGTGGGACCTGCGTGGACGGTTTGCCGAATCCTTCGAACGAGTCGGCAAGCGGCTGGACGACCCGAAGGTCGGCGCCCGGATCGACGCGGCCACCTGGCAACGGGCCATCCGGCGCTGCGAGACCCTGCTGAACACCCAGACCGCGCCGGTGTTGCTGCACGGCGACCTGCATCTCGGCAATGTCCTCGACGGCGGCCCGTCGCGTGGGCTGGTCGCGATCGATCCCAAGGCGTGTGTTGGCGATCCCTGTTTCGACGCCGTCGACTACGTCGTCGAAGGCGCGGGGCAGGAGGGCATCGAAGCCCGGTGCCTGCGGGTGGCGACCGCTTGCGGCCTCGACGCGGATCGGCTTCTCGAATGGAGCCGGGTGGTCGCGCCGATGTTCGCCGTCTCGCACCTCGCCTACGGCGGACCGGAGCCGGTGCTCGACGAGCTGTTGACGCTGATCCGCTGA
- a CDS encoding LLM class flavin-dependent oxidoreductase codes for MPSFGIMTAPMQIDYHRLLPVWQEADTIPEIEHAWLFDHLMPIGGDPMGPALEGWTLLGALAAQTRRLRIGLMVTSNRFRPPAMLAKIATTVDIVADGRLDFGIGAGSRPSHPMARREYESHGLPFHDFAHSVGSLAEACTVIRRLWTEPEPFDFDGDYVRLVGAFGNPKPVQRPHPPILIGGRSSATLRVVAEHADLWNIPGGDIEDVVRRSALLDRYCTEIGRDPVTITRSIHLPVDYDAPAPTRTAIGQAIDAGFGHVVLGLPAPYPPHAAQWVAEELIATT; via the coding sequence ATGCCCAGTTTCGGAATCATGACCGCACCCATGCAGATCGACTATCACCGACTCCTGCCGGTCTGGCAGGAAGCCGACACCATTCCCGAGATCGAGCACGCCTGGTTGTTCGACCACCTCATGCCCATCGGCGGCGATCCGATGGGCCCCGCCTTAGAGGGCTGGACGCTACTCGGTGCCCTCGCCGCGCAGACCCGGCGCCTGCGGATCGGTCTCATGGTGACCAGCAACAGGTTCCGGCCGCCCGCAATGCTGGCCAAGATCGCCACGACCGTGGACATCGTCGCCGACGGACGGCTCGACTTCGGCATCGGCGCGGGCTCCCGCCCAAGCCACCCGATGGCGCGGCGCGAATACGAGTCACACGGCCTGCCCTTCCACGACTTCGCGCATTCCGTGGGCAGCCTCGCCGAGGCGTGCACCGTGATTCGTCGACTGTGGACCGAGCCCGAGCCGTTCGACTTCGACGGCGACTACGTCAGGTTGGTCGGCGCGTTCGGCAATCCCAAACCGGTGCAGCGGCCCCATCCGCCGATCCTGATCGGCGGGCGCTCCTCGGCGACCCTGCGCGTGGTCGCCGAGCACGCCGACCTGTGGAACATTCCCGGCGGGGATATCGAGGACGTCGTCCGCCGCAGCGCGCTGCTCGACCGCTACTGCACGGAGATCGGCCGTGATCCGGTGACGATCACCCGCTCGATCCACCTGCCTGTCGACTACGACGCCCCGGCCCCGACCCGCACCGCCATCGGACAGGCGATCGACGCCGGTTTCGGACACGTCGTGCTCGGCCTCCCCGCGCCCTATCCGCCGCATGCCGCGCAGTGGGTCGCCGAGGAGCTCATCGCGACGACCTGA
- a CDS encoding serine hydrolase domain-containing protein, whose amino-acid sequence MSPSADGTVVAGYQRVAEAFERSLSDDGTETAQCCVHVDGEMVVDLWSGLPEALEVVFSATKGATAACANLLVQRGLLQLDARVAEYWPAYGVRGKESTLVRWLLSHRAGVLTPREQLTMDALAEWDLVAATLAAQTPAWEPGTAYGYHAQSFGWLVGELVRLVDGRSLGTFFREELAQPAGAEFWIGLPQDQEPRVVPSVADDPALPPGTDPAQLDLSSYFGPHHLDAFTLGGMLPEDIVAAATDRRYRAAEVGASGGVANGRGLSRLYRLLLDEFTSATVEDILTPETEGTDLVLSSPAVTVTQLFGRGFDVSPPVGAPPGTRTFGHGGSGGISAFADPDRRLSFGYTTSRLVPGPPGMDPRTSSLVEAVYETTG is encoded by the coding sequence ATGTCGCCTTCTGCCGATGGAACAGTCGTTGCCGGCTACCAACGCGTGGCCGAGGCCTTCGAGCGTTCGCTGTCCGATGACGGTACCGAGACCGCGCAGTGTTGCGTGCATGTCGACGGCGAGATGGTGGTCGACCTGTGGAGCGGGCTGCCCGAGGCACTCGAGGTGGTCTTCTCCGCGACCAAGGGTGCCACCGCCGCCTGCGCGAACCTGCTCGTCCAACGTGGACTGCTGCAACTCGATGCCCGGGTGGCCGAGTACTGGCCCGCCTATGGCGTCCGAGGCAAGGAGTCGACCCTGGTCCGATGGCTGTTGAGTCACCGGGCGGGGGTGCTGACGCCGCGCGAGCAGCTGACGATGGACGCGCTCGCCGAATGGGACCTCGTCGCCGCCACGCTGGCCGCACAGACTCCGGCGTGGGAACCCGGGACCGCCTACGGGTATCACGCCCAGAGCTTCGGTTGGCTGGTGGGCGAACTGGTGCGGTTGGTGGACGGCCGCTCGCTGGGGACGTTCTTCCGAGAGGAGCTTGCGCAGCCTGCGGGCGCGGAGTTCTGGATCGGCCTGCCGCAGGATCAGGAGCCGAGGGTCGTGCCGTCGGTGGCCGACGATCCCGCGTTGCCGCCGGGGACCGATCCCGCCCAGCTCGACCTGTCGTCCTACTTCGGTCCGCACCACCTCGACGCGTTCACCCTCGGTGGCATGCTGCCCGAGGACATCGTCGCGGCGGCCACCGATCGCCGTTACCGCGCCGCCGAGGTCGGGGCCTCGGGTGGCGTCGCCAACGGACGCGGTCTTTCCCGGCTCTACCGCCTGCTGCTGGACGAGTTCACCTCGGCGACCGTCGAGGACATCCTCACACCGGAGACCGAGGGCACCGACCTGGTGCTGTCGAGCCCCGCGGTGACCGTCACCCAACTCTTCGGCCGGGGATTCGACGTGTCGCCGCCGGTGGGCGCACCGCCCGGGACCCGTACCTTCGGCCATGGCGGCTCCGGCGGCATCTCGGCTTTCGCCGATCCGGATCGTCGACTCTCCTTCGGTTACACGACAAGCCGATTGGTGCCCGGGCCGCCCGGCATGGACCCGAGGACGAGTTCCCTGGTCGAGGCGGTGTACGAGACGACGGGCTAG
- a CDS encoding LysR family transcriptional regulator, translating to MVDVSLDLLQLRTFVAIEDCGGFGRAASVLRISQPTVSQHVRQLERRLRQTLVEKDGRRARFTAAGERLLVEARRIMAVHDEALNRLTSDTRTGLVIGSAETAAEQVLPELLSSLRDAYPGRPVRFHLDRSTQLIDSVDRGLVDLAVILGFPGDIPGRLVGNLPLRWYAAPGWQPPARSDPWPLVAYREPCGMRQRALQRLGEADRTVDVVAESTSVEGVIAAVRAGLGVAVLPSAGRAPSGLTRLGGLPDLGSIGVHLATRRGLDLNLETAALDVLESFFGSLDIPWSAGSGRALPAPRSPEITTP from the coding sequence ATGGTTGACGTCTCGTTGGATCTGCTTCAGCTTCGCACCTTCGTCGCCATCGAGGACTGCGGAGGTTTCGGCCGCGCGGCCTCGGTGCTGCGCATCAGCCAACCCACGGTGAGCCAGCATGTCCGGCAACTGGAACGACGATTACGCCAGACCCTGGTGGAGAAGGACGGCAGGCGAGCCCGGTTCACCGCAGCGGGCGAGCGGCTCCTCGTCGAGGCAAGACGGATCATGGCCGTGCACGACGAGGCACTGAACAGGCTGACCTCGGACACCCGCACCGGCCTGGTCATCGGCTCCGCCGAGACCGCCGCCGAACAGGTGCTGCCCGAACTCCTCTCCTCGCTGCGCGACGCCTATCCAGGACGGCCGGTCCGATTCCATCTCGATCGATCGACGCAACTGATCGACTCGGTGGACCGGGGCCTCGTCGACCTGGCCGTCATTCTCGGTTTCCCCGGCGACATCCCTGGTCGGCTGGTCGGAAACCTTCCGCTGCGCTGGTACGCCGCTCCCGGCTGGCAGCCGCCTGCACGTAGCGATCCCTGGCCGTTGGTGGCCTATCGGGAGCCCTGCGGGATGCGCCAACGCGCCCTGCAACGACTCGGTGAAGCCGACCGCACCGTGGACGTGGTAGCCGAGTCGACCAGTGTGGAGGGCGTGATCGCCGCGGTGCGGGCCGGTCTCGGCGTGGCGGTGCTGCCCAGTGCCGGGCGGGCCCCATCGGGCCTGACACGGCTGGGCGGACTGCCCGATCTCGGCAGCATCGGCGTCCATCTCGCGACCCGCCGAGGATTGGATCTGAACCTGGAGACCGCCGCCCTGGACGTGTTGGAGAGTTTCTTCGGCTCCCTCGACATCCCATGGTCGGCAGGCTCCGGCCGAGCCCTGCCCGCGCCGCGCAGCCCTGAGATCACCACTCCCTGA
- a CDS encoding alpha/beta hydrolase: MTIAEAAPLTATWPEPTGIALRGTVIIVPGRGEHPGVYERFGRRISADGYRVWAVADPTVDADRATRQLDTLIANDALPRPLVLVGSDTGALFAAASLADRTAPGATSISGLVLAGLPSRAEYWADTADWQDELDARTGCPTHQGVLDLDPSVRRGALGRRAPAEWFDRADPASITVPILGLHGESDMISPFAGVRGWYDAAPHADLVGLVGGRHDALNDQTHRSAAATTVLFLERLRLGSELPVIARPASAVAE, encoded by the coding sequence GTGACGATCGCCGAAGCCGCCCCGCTCACCGCGACCTGGCCGGAACCCACGGGCATCGCCCTCCGTGGCACCGTGATCATCGTTCCCGGACGAGGCGAACACCCCGGCGTGTACGAACGGTTCGGACGACGGATCAGCGCCGACGGCTACCGAGTGTGGGCCGTCGCCGATCCGACCGTGGACGCCGATCGGGCGACCCGACAGCTGGACACCCTGATCGCGAACGACGCCCTGCCCCGACCATTGGTGTTGGTCGGCTCCGACACCGGTGCGTTGTTCGCCGCCGCCTCGCTCGCCGACCGCACCGCGCCGGGTGCGACCTCGATATCGGGACTGGTCCTGGCAGGCCTGCCTAGCCGGGCGGAGTACTGGGCCGATACGGCCGACTGGCAGGACGAACTCGACGCCAGGACGGGATGTCCGACCCACCAGGGAGTACTCGACCTCGACCCCTCGGTGCGGCGTGGCGCGCTCGGCCGCCGCGCCCCCGCCGAGTGGTTCGACCGGGCCGACCCGGCGTCGATCACGGTGCCGATCCTGGGGCTGCACGGCGAATCCGACATGATCAGCCCCTTCGCCGGAGTGCGCGGCTGGTATGACGCGGCGCCGCATGCCGACCTGGTGGGACTGGTGGGCGGCAGGCATGACGCGCTCAACGACCAGACCCATCGCAGTGCCGCCGCGACCACCGTGCTGTTCCTGGAGCGCTTGCGACTCGGTTCGGAGCTGCCGGTGATCGCCCGGCCCGCCTCGGCGGTCGCCGAATGA
- a CDS encoding helix-turn-helix domain-containing protein: protein MDQETEDVLGVVGPRLRALRRDRGFTLADVATRTGVSESTLSRLESGQRRATLELLLPLSRTYDIPLDDLVGAPRTGDPRIHLKPIGRFGMVFVPLSRRPGGTQAFKMIIPAREKPLEPTPQTHDGFEWLYVLNGRLRLVLGERDLTLSPGEAAEFDTSLPHWLGTADGGAVELLILFGLQGIRAHVQANPSS from the coding sequence GTGGACCAGGAAACGGAAGATGTGCTCGGAGTGGTCGGACCTCGACTGCGGGCGCTACGACGCGACCGAGGCTTCACCCTCGCCGACGTCGCCACGAGAACCGGCGTCTCGGAGAGCACCCTGTCCCGACTCGAGAGCGGGCAACGGCGCGCCACCCTGGAGTTGCTGCTGCCGCTGTCCCGCACCTACGACATCCCACTCGACGACCTTGTCGGTGCCCCACGCACCGGTGACCCACGAATCCATCTGAAGCCGATCGGCCGATTCGGCATGGTCTTCGTTCCGCTGTCCCGGCGGCCCGGTGGGACACAGGCGTTCAAGATGATCATCCCGGCGCGGGAGAAGCCGCTCGAACCGACGCCACAGACTCATGACGGCTTCGAGTGGCTGTATGTCCTCAACGGGCGGCTACGGCTGGTGCTCGGCGAACGCGACTTGACCTTGTCTCCCGGTGAGGCTGCCGAGTTCGACACGTCCTTGCCGCACTGGTTGGGCACCGCCGACGGCGGCGCGGTCGAGCTGCTCATCCTGTTCGGTCTGCAGGGCATTCGTGCGCATGTGCAGGCGAATCCCTCGTCGTGA
- a CDS encoding alpha/beta fold hydrolase — translation MAATLPLAVLLTFGAAACATPAVEDIAPHAVATHDDPAFDHTFRHEFADVDGVRMHYVTGGSGSPVVLIHGWPQTWYGWWSIMPQLAEHHTVYAIDLPGLGDSTGSPTGYDKATLARYVHTLIANQLGVDDARVVGHDLGAAVAFQYAAQFPGDTVALGYLDLPLPGPAIDAATYRSMSWHIAFHSQERVPETVVGDDVREYLELFYPQVAYEGSSFGGTSDRSPFTQAEIDEYARTYGRPEVLAGGFELYRALDQDVSDTMEAVPTDVPTLLMTAEGQLEPVQATVAPRLTNIVRAVDVPNAGHWLVEENPEFVTDELLDFLAN, via the coding sequence ATGGCGGCGACCTTGCCGCTCGCGGTCCTACTCACGTTCGGCGCTGCAGCCTGCGCCACGCCTGCCGTCGAGGACATCGCGCCCCACGCCGTCGCCACCCACGACGATCCCGCGTTCGATCACACCTTCCGACACGAGTTCGCCGACGTCGACGGCGTCCGCATGCACTATGTGACCGGCGGCAGCGGCTCGCCGGTCGTGTTGATCCACGGGTGGCCGCAGACCTGGTACGGCTGGTGGTCGATCATGCCGCAGCTCGCCGAGCACCACACCGTGTACGCCATCGACCTGCCTGGCTTGGGCGACAGCACCGGCTCGCCGACCGGTTACGACAAGGCGACTCTGGCCCGGTACGTCCACACTTTGATCGCTAATCAGTTGGGAGTCGATGACGCCCGCGTCGTCGGTCACGACCTCGGCGCGGCCGTGGCATTCCAGTACGCCGCCCAGTTCCCCGGGGACACCGTCGCTCTGGGCTATCTCGACCTGCCATTGCCCGGGCCCGCGATCGATGCGGCCACCTATCGCTCGATGAGCTGGCACATCGCCTTTCACTCTCAGGAACGGGTCCCCGAGACGGTGGTGGGCGACGATGTCCGCGAATACCTGGAGTTGTTCTATCCCCAGGTCGCCTACGAGGGATCCTCGTTCGGCGGCACCTCGGATCGGTCCCCGTTCACCCAGGCAGAGATCGATGAGTACGCACGAACCTATGGCAGACCCGAGGTCCTGGCGGGTGGCTTCGAGCTTTACCGGGCCCTCGACCAAGACGTCAGCGACACCATGGAGGCCGTACCGACGGATGTTCCTACCCTCCTCATGACCGCCGAAGGACAGCTCGAACCGGTCCAGGCCACTGTGGCGCCGAGGCTGACCAACATCGTGCGTGCGGTGGATGTGCCGAACGCGGGGCACTGGCTTGTCGAGGAGAACCCGGAGTTCGTAACCGACGAGTTGCTCGATTTCCTCGCAAACTGA
- a CDS encoding DNA alkylation repair protein, whose amino-acid sequence MPIELTAARFVERLESHRSEEELRKIQRYFKSGVGEYGEGDEFIGVRMGQVFALAKEFIDLAPAELERLLESPIHEVRAGALSVMDKQARRKKTDEQRRRELFELYLSRIDRINNWDLVDLAAPYVVGGYLFDRSRDVLYRLARSRNIWERRTAIVGTSYFLRHHEVHDTFAIAEILLRDEEDLIHKATGGWVREAGRKDPARLLAFLDQHAAAMPRTMLRYAIEHLDADQRAYYRGLKKRTA is encoded by the coding sequence ATGCCGATCGAGTTGACTGCCGCACGTTTCGTCGAACGGTTGGAAAGCCACCGTTCAGAGGAGGAACTGCGTAAGATCCAGCGCTATTTCAAGTCCGGCGTCGGCGAGTACGGCGAGGGAGATGAGTTCATCGGGGTGCGGATGGGCCAGGTCTTCGCCCTGGCGAAAGAGTTCATCGACCTAGCGCCCGCCGAGCTCGAACGGCTCTTGGAGAGCCCGATCCACGAGGTTCGGGCGGGTGCACTCAGCGTGATGGACAAGCAGGCCAGGAGAAAGAAGACCGACGAGCAACGTCGCAGGGAACTGTTCGAGCTGTACCTGTCGCGGATCGATCGAATCAACAACTGGGACCTGGTCGATCTCGCCGCGCCCTATGTGGTTGGCGGTTATCTGTTCGACCGATCTCGCGACGTTCTGTATCGGCTGGCCCGCTCGAGAAACATCTGGGAGCGACGTACCGCGATTGTCGGCACCAGCTATTTCCTCCGACACCACGAGGTGCACGATACGTTCGCCATCGCGGAGATCCTGCTCCGCGACGAGGAGGATCTGATCCACAAGGCCACGGGCGGATGGGTGCGCGAGGCGGGGCGCAAGGATCCCGCTCGATTGCTCGCGTTCTTGGACCAACACGCCGCCGCCATGCCACGCACCATGCTGCGCTACGCGATCGAGCACCTCGACGCCGACCAACGGGCCTATTATCGCGGGCTCAAGAAGCGGACGGCCTAG